In the Leptolyngbyaceae cyanobacterium genome, one interval contains:
- a CDS encoding DUF3326 domain-containing protein — MLQRPYTVVLIVPTGIGASIGGYAGDALPVARAIASCCDRLITHPNVLNGASLYWPLPNTFYVEGYGLDKFAAGYWGLRPVHQNRIGLILDRAIEPDLQLRHLQAADAARATLGLNLTDYVITDAPLGVELRTAASGASWGTIQNPDSLLRAAELSITKAKAEAIAVVARFPENIDSQIEQNYRQGKGVDPVAGAEAVISHLIVRQFQIPCAHAPACSPPPLDPHLSPRSAAEELGYTFLPCVLVG, encoded by the coding sequence TTGCTTCAGCGTCCTTACACGGTTGTATTGATTGTGCCTACTGGCATTGGGGCATCGATCGGCGGTTATGCCGGAGATGCGTTGCCAGTGGCAAGGGCGATCGCATCTTGTTGCGATCGCCTCATCACTCACCCCAACGTCCTCAATGGTGCTAGCTTATACTGGCCATTACCCAATACCTTCTACGTCGAAGGTTACGGACTGGACAAATTTGCCGCTGGATACTGGGGATTGCGTCCAGTCCACCAAAACCGAATTGGTTTAATACTCGATCGCGCGATCGAGCCCGACTTGCAACTGCGACACCTGCAAGCAGCCGATGCCGCCAGAGCAACTTTAGGATTAAATCTCACCGACTACGTAATCACCGATGCCCCTTTAGGCGTAGAACTGCGAACAGCCGCATCTGGCGCATCCTGGGGAACAATTCAAAATCCCGATAGCCTACTCAGGGCGGCTGAACTTTCCATCACCAAAGCCAAAGCCGAAGCCATAGCCGTCGTTGCCCGTTTTCCCGAAAATATAGACAGCCAAATCGAACAAAACTATCGCCAAGGCAAAGGCGTTGACCCCGTTGCAGGTGCCGAAGCTGTAATCAGCCACCTCATCGTCCGCCAATTCCAAATCCCCTGCGCCCACGCCCCCGCCTGTTCTCCACCTCCCCTCGACCCCCACTTATCCCCCCGTTCCGCCGCCGAAGAATTAGGCTACACCTTCCTACCCTGCGTCCTCGTCGGCTT
- a CDS encoding 2Fe-2S iron-sulfur cluster-binding protein has product MSKTYTVEIQHQGKTYTLQVPENQQILSAANAAGIELPSSCNAGVCTTCAAQITEGEVDQTDGMGVSPELQAKGYVLLCIAYPRSDLKIVTEKEDEVYHLQFGQFQKT; this is encoded by the coding sequence ATGTCTAAGACTTACACTGTCGAAATTCAGCATCAAGGTAAAACCTACACGCTGCAAGTTCCAGAAAATCAACAAATTCTCAGCGCCGCCAATGCTGCGGGAATCGAGTTACCGAGTTCCTGCAATGCCGGAGTTTGCACCACCTGCGCGGCGCAAATTACGGAAGGAGAAGTCGATCAAACGGATGGAATGGGCGTTAGTCCAGAACTTCAAGCAAAAGGCTATGTTTTGCTTTGTATCGCTTATCCGCGTTCCGATTTAAAAATTGTCACTGAAAAAGAAGACGAAGTTTATCACTTACAATTTGGACAATTCCAGAAAACATAA
- a CDS encoding GTPase, which yields MTNKDLSLDDLLTKIGEAYKDMENKIGHCNVLVIGKTGVGKSTLINVVFRDRIAETGVGRPVTEGIRQHTKQNYPITVYDTPGLELNAEQVKSVQLEVAEVIEDKRLLSAKEHIHVVWYCINHEAHKFEKLEEDWIKEIDLKEVPVILILTQAISVDEEDSSEFIKWLEKKNLPVSYIIPVLAEPKQVGRYFIETYGLNRLVEATFELLPEVAKKAFVKEQIASIDLKAEEAFNYVTGYVASSAIIGASPIPFSDAFLLVPVQATMLAHINVIFGLPFDKAFIGALLSAIGGAGGVTAAGRFIVTNLIKLIPGTGTVIGGAIAASTAATLTLALGLSYIELLKRYLRAQINGETISLANLTKMFVNLYQDYLQTGRKTLKKDDSRPPREIDIE from the coding sequence ATGACAAACAAAGATTTATCTTTAGATGACCTGTTAACTAAAATTGGTGAAGCATACAAAGACATGGAGAATAAAATTGGACATTGCAATGTTTTAGTAATTGGCAAAACAGGTGTAGGCAAAAGTACTTTGATTAATGTCGTGTTTCGCGATCGCATAGCCGAAACAGGCGTTGGTAGACCCGTCACAGAAGGAATACGCCAGCACACCAAACAAAATTATCCCATCACCGTATATGATACTCCCGGACTGGAACTGAATGCCGAACAAGTAAAATCAGTACAACTAGAAGTCGCAGAAGTGATCGAAGATAAAAGATTACTTAGCGCCAAAGAACACATTCACGTTGTTTGGTATTGCATCAACCACGAAGCACATAAATTTGAAAAACTTGAAGAAGATTGGATTAAAGAAATTGACCTCAAAGAAGTGCCAGTCATCCTGATTTTGACCCAAGCAATTTCCGTAGATGAAGAAGATAGCAGCGAATTCATCAAATGGTTAGAAAAAAAGAACTTACCCGTTAGCTATATCATTCCAGTGTTGGCCGAACCGAAACAAGTTGGCAGATATTTTATAGAAACTTACGGATTAAATCGTTTGGTAGAAGCAACCTTTGAACTACTACCGGAAGTTGCCAAAAAAGCTTTCGTGAAAGAACAAATTGCCAGCATCGATTTAAAAGCAGAAGAAGCATTTAATTACGTTACTGGTTATGTGGCATCTTCTGCAATTATTGGCGCTTCTCCCATTCCCTTTTCCGATGCGTTTTTGCTAGTGCCAGTGCAGGCTACCATGCTAGCTCATATCAATGTCATTTTCGGATTACCATTTGATAAAGCATTCATCGGTGCTTTATTATCTGCGATCGGTGGTGCAGGTGGAGTAACGGCAGCCGGGAGATTTATTGTTACTAATTTAATCAAACTAATACCGGGTACGGGAACGGTGATCGGTGGGGCAATTGCCGCATCGACTGCCGCTACTTTAACCTTGGCACTTGGTTTATCTTATATTGAATTGCTCAAAAGATATCTGAGAGCCCAAATCAATGGAGAAACAATATCTTTAGCCAATTTAACTAAAATGTTCGTCAATTTATATCAAGATTATCTCCAAACTGGCAGAAAAACCCTTAAAAAAGATGACTCCCGTCCTCCCCGCGAAATTGATATCGAATAG
- a CDS encoding NACHT domain-containing protein, with the protein MKHSRRSVGNRYKLLKAVKNEVTARLEQSLHNSVRIMLLKETSPQPMQRLWDVDVKIGKRSAFQLKREVSIAQVFAQTGGKLMILGTPGSGKTTTILELASELISRAENDVEKPLPVLFNLSAWQPKHENIADWLVAELKSKYKIGNKVSKKWIKEKQLLPLLDGLDELEASQRELCLKAVNQLLEGEKALKHLVISSRLEEYKNSQTKLKLHGAIYLRPLNPDRIREYLMASRSRELWENIKTEPQLLDLARTPLLLNMMALAYEEILIHAWKRITSKRERYEYLLNAYVRRMLTQNIDSKLYPRGKEPRPETMRQWLIWLAKKMYQLNQQEVAIEKLDRNWLETNSQKRLYRLGVFLTLGGIMGVKKLILRFVMWRNGYIAWNYRRFLNLATERLFLQKVDGRYRFVHELLQKHFAQMEK; encoded by the coding sequence ATGAAACATTCTAGGCGCAGTGTTGGAAATCGCTATAAATTGCTAAAAGCCGTCAAAAATGAGGTGACAGCACGGCTGGAACAATCATTGCACAATTCAGTGCGAATTATGTTACTCAAAGAAACGTCACCCCAACCAATGCAGCGACTTTGGGATGTAGATGTAAAAATTGGCAAGCGTTCCGCTTTTCAACTCAAGCGAGAAGTCAGCATCGCGCAAGTTTTTGCTCAGACTGGTGGGAAATTAATGATTTTAGGTACGCCCGGTTCTGGTAAAACAACCACCATTTTAGAACTTGCTTCGGAGTTAATTTCGCGTGCTGAAAATGATGTAGAAAAACCGCTTCCCGTTCTATTTAATCTCTCTGCTTGGCAACCGAAACATGAAAACATAGCAGATTGGTTAGTAGCCGAACTCAAATCTAAATACAAAATCGGCAATAAGGTAAGCAAAAAGTGGATTAAAGAAAAACAACTATTGCCTTTACTAGATGGATTAGACGAACTGGAAGCAAGCCAAAGAGAACTATGCCTGAAAGCAGTGAATCAGTTGCTTGAAGGAGAAAAAGCGCTGAAACATTTAGTTATTAGTTCTCGGCTAGAAGAGTATAAAAATAGTCAAACTAAGTTAAAACTGCACGGCGCGATCTATTTACGTCCTCTTAATCCCGATCGAATTAGGGAATATTTAATGGCTTCTCGCAGCCGAGAATTATGGGAAAACATTAAAACAGAACCGCAGTTATTAGATTTGGCAAGAACACCTTTGTTATTAAACATGATGGCGTTAGCTTATGAAGAAATTTTAATTCACGCTTGGAAACGGATTACTTCTAAAAGAGAACGGTACGAATATTTGTTAAATGCCTATGTTCGCCGGATGCTAACCCAAAATATTGATAGCAAATTATATCCTAGAGGTAAAGAACCCCGTCCGGAAACCATGCGCCAATGGTTAATATGGTTGGCGAAAAAGATGTATCAATTAAATCAGCAAGAAGTAGCGATCGAAAAGCTCGATCGCAATTGGTTAGAAACAAATTCTCAAAAGCGTTTGTATCGTCTGGGAGTTTTCCTCACATTGGGTGGAATAATGGGGGTAAAAAAATTGATTCTGCGGTTTGTGATGTGGCGAAATGGTTATATAGCGTGGAATTACCGTCGTTTCCTAAACCTAGCTACTGAAAGGCTATTTTTACAAAAAGTTGATGGACGTTATCGATTCGTGCATGAATTGTTGCAAAAGCATTTCGCTCAAATGGAAAAGTAA
- a CDS encoding SH3 domain-containing protein, with product MNNSSSSLILIIAGATILAATVGVTLGVMRSQNSQPTVSNQQIAPNVTLSPTPEPEISTPPSSRAITPETSQPTEETPSSVASVTPQPRVAKAASLKKEVCTRANMAIVADPNPPLNVRSSPKVEPDNIVGKLENGTRVSVVGDRNTWFQINSPVKGWVAKNRTQSSCTQMRVRVSFASGANSATISDRIIGGGEHQYLLRLRKGQTMSINSNKGSFPTIIAPDGKILAGDPYTDGDRNEWTGNLPVSGDYKLQFESNGAGFEYGFSVQVK from the coding sequence ATGAATAATTCCTCTAGTTCGCTAATTTTAATTATTGCAGGTGCAACGATTTTGGCAGCAACGGTTGGCGTCACTCTGGGAGTGATGCGATCGCAAAATTCACAGCCAACTGTCAGCAACCAGCAGATTGCACCAAATGTTACTTTATCGCCAACACCGGAACCAGAAATAAGTACGCCTCCCAGTAGTAGAGCCATTACACCAGAAACCTCACAACCAACGGAAGAAACTCCCTCATCGGTTGCTAGTGTAACGCCTCAGCCACGAGTTGCTAAAGCTGCTAGCTTAAAAAAAGAGGTATGTACGAGAGCTAATATGGCGATCGTGGCAGATCCCAATCCTCCTCTGAACGTGCGCTCTAGTCCGAAGGTAGAGCCTGATAATATTGTTGGTAAGTTGGAGAATGGTACTCGCGTTTCGGTAGTTGGCGATCGCAATACTTGGTTTCAGATTAACAGTCCCGTCAAAGGGTGGGTAGCCAAAAATCGCACCCAAAGCAGTTGTACCCAAATGAGGGTGAGAGTTTCCTTTGCTTCTGGTGCAAATTCGGCAACGATTAGCGATCGCATAATTGGTGGTGGCGAACACCAATATTTACTCAGGTTACGTAAGGGTCAAACCATGAGTATTAATAGTAACAAAGGTTCTTTTCCCACAATTATCGCACCTGATGGAAAAATTCTCGCCGGAGATCCCTACACCGATGGGGATAGAAACGAATGGACGGGAAATTTGCCAGTTTCGGGAGATTATAAATTACAGTTCGAGTCAAATGGTGCGGGATTTGAGTATGGTTTTTCAGTACAAGTGAAGTAA
- the purB gene encoding adenylosuccinate lyase has product MWRTVIERYTLPEMGNLWTENYKLKTWLAVEIAVCEAQAELGYTPTEAVEEIKAKANFDIKRVQEIEAEVRHDVIAFLTNVNEYVGDAGRYIHLGLTSSDVLDTALALQMVASVDVLLERVEDLIQAIRYQAQQHRETVMIGRSHGIHAEPITFGFKLAGWLAEMHRNRDRLVNMRRSVAVGKISGAVGTYANVEPRVEAIACQKLGLEPDTASTQVISRDRHAEFVQVLALLGASIERFAVEIRNLQRTDVLEVEEFFSKGQKGSSAMPHKRNPIRSERLTGMARILRGNAVAALENVALWHERDISHSSVERMILPDSCTIAHFMLVETIDLVKHLLVYPENMARNMNVYGGVVFSQRVMLTLVEKGLRREDAYAIVQSCAHQAWNKPEGNFHNLISKDERVTKVLSPEEIEACFDPKHHLKHLNEVYQRLSI; this is encoded by the coding sequence ATGTGGCGGACTGTGATCGAGCGTTATACGTTGCCTGAAATGGGCAACCTGTGGACAGAAAACTATAAGCTGAAAACCTGGCTAGCAGTGGAAATAGCCGTTTGCGAAGCACAAGCTGAACTTGGTTATACCCCAACTGAAGCGGTTGAGGAAATCAAAGCAAAAGCTAACTTTGACATCAAGCGGGTGCAAGAAATTGAAGCGGAAGTCCGCCACGACGTAATCGCCTTCTTGACAAATGTCAACGAATATGTAGGCGATGCGGGACGGTACATTCATTTGGGTTTAACCAGTTCCGATGTGCTGGATACCGCTTTAGCACTGCAAATGGTAGCCAGCGTCGATGTATTGTTGGAACGGGTAGAAGATTTAATCCAAGCCATTCGTTACCAAGCGCAGCAACATCGCGAAACGGTGATGATTGGGAGATCTCACGGCATTCACGCCGAACCGATCACCTTTGGGTTTAAACTGGCGGGATGGTTGGCGGAAATGCACCGCAACCGCGATAGATTGGTGAATATGCGCCGCAGCGTGGCGGTTGGGAAAATATCCGGTGCGGTGGGAACTTATGCTAACGTGGAACCGCGAGTAGAAGCGATCGCCTGTCAAAAACTCGGACTCGAACCCGATACCGCATCAACTCAGGTGATATCGCGCGATCGTCATGCCGAATTCGTGCAAGTATTAGCATTATTAGGCGCATCGATCGAACGCTTTGCCGTCGAAATTCGCAACTTGCAAAGAACCGATGTTTTAGAAGTAGAAGAATTCTTCTCCAAAGGACAAAAAGGTTCTTCCGCAATGCCACACAAACGCAACCCAATTCGATCGGAAAGATTGACGGGAATGGCAAGAATTTTGCGCGGAAATGCCGTAGCTGCTTTAGAAAATGTTGCACTTTGGCATGAGCGGGATATTTCCCATAGTTCCGTCGAACGGATGATATTACCCGACTCCTGCACGATCGCACATTTCATGTTAGTAGAAACCATCGATTTGGTGAAACACCTGTTGGTTTACCCAGAAAACATGGCGCGTAACATGAACGTTTACGGCGGCGTCGTGTTCAGCCAACGAGTGATGCTAACCTTGGTAGAGAAAGGTTTGCGGCGAGAAGACGCATATGCGATCGTACAATCTTGCGCTCATCAAGCCTGGAATAAACCAGAAGGGAATTTCCACAATTTGATTAGCAAAGATGAACGAGTTACCAAAGTGTTATCGCCAGAAGAGATCGAAGCTTGTTTCGATCCCAAACATCATCTCAAACATTTGAATGAAGTTTATCAACGATTGAGCATCTAA
- a CDS encoding SH3 domain-containing protein, translated as MKRKRNWNKVLTAIAILSLSAIGFKTISAALATPEKTSETPVNIQNNDEYLVADTCQEFWVLTKYAGRLNVRNTPAGKAITSIDFASIVSLQQYSDDGEWALVKVESKNKYGLKGWVSTDYLTCYQ; from the coding sequence ATGAAAAGAAAGCGTAACTGGAACAAAGTTTTAACAGCGATCGCAATTTTGTCCCTATCTGCGATCGGCTTTAAAACTATCTCCGCTGCTTTAGCAACTCCAGAGAAAACCAGCGAAACTCCTGTTAATATTCAAAATAATGATGAATATTTAGTTGCTGATACTTGTCAAGAGTTTTGGGTGTTAACTAAATATGCCGGTCGATTGAATGTGCGAAATACTCCGGCTGGCAAGGCAATTACTAGTATAGATTTTGCTTCGATCGTTTCTCTTCAACAATATTCTGATGATGGAGAATGGGCTTTAGTTAAGGTTGAAAGTAAAAATAAATATGGTTTGAAAGGTTGGGTATCAACAGATTATTTAACTTGTTATCAGTAG